One genomic segment of Flavobacteriaceae bacterium includes these proteins:
- a CDS encoding LmbE family protein has translation MKKNKLFIFSFLLITSTVFSQKPDKLSSNQIFEKLQKLNFLGTALYIAAHPDDENTRLIAYLANHEKARTGYLSLTRGDGGQNLIGPEIRALLGVIRTQELLAARDIDGGEQLFTRANDFGYSKHPDETFAIWDKEKVLADVVWAIRKFKPDVIINRFDHRTPGSTHGHHTGSAMLSVAAFDLASDKTKYPEQLKYTDIWQPKRLFFNTSWWFYGSRENFEKANKEKMLSFDVGVYYPLKGLSNNEVAAMASSQHLCQGFGRLTTRGSQKEYIAFLKGDFPKDRSDIFSGINTTWNRIEGGGEIGAILYDVEQSFDFTTPSGHLPRLLEAYQKIQSLKDTYWRDIKLKQITEIIEACAGWYLEASAMSSTAIPNSEITLKIEALNRSNYTAVLQSIRISPGKKMITKNIELKNNIRQNFRETITLGNIPYSDPYWLKKEGSLGMYTVQNQQLIGKPETLGKVAVTFNLTMLDQEISITKDIVYRYSRRDKGEIYEPFQILPKVTTKLKDKVLIFSDTTPKTVSVAVKSGANAVHGKLTLKGPKGWKITPEFIDINIAQKGDGQLFDFTVLPSGNILEGKLESFVLVDGKKYTKELVEINYDHIPKQSVLLNSEAKVVRLHIRKAGNYIGYIKGAGDVVPENLTQIGYTVVTIDPDRIDSENLHKFDAIVLGIRAYNTIAALKFKQKFLLAYVKKGGNMIVQYNTSRRVDVGAPYELNLSRDRVTDENAKVTILEKNHSLLNFPNKISENDFNGWVQERGLYFPNRWGKAYTSVLSMSDKGESPKQGSLLIAKYGKGNYIYTGLSFFRQLPAGIPGAYKLFANMLSAGKEHIKKEEHIKN, from the coding sequence TCATGAAAAAGCAAGGACAGGTTACTTATCATTAACACGCGGAGATGGCGGCCAGAATTTAATAGGCCCCGAAATAAGAGCATTGTTGGGAGTCATTAGAACGCAGGAGTTACTGGCAGCAAGAGATATAGATGGGGGAGAGCAGTTATTTACGAGAGCAAATGACTTCGGATATTCCAAACACCCTGACGAAACGTTCGCTATTTGGGATAAGGAAAAAGTGTTGGCTGATGTAGTATGGGCTATCAGGAAGTTTAAACCGGATGTTATCATTAACCGTTTTGATCACAGAACCCCCGGAAGTACTCACGGGCATCATACCGGGTCAGCCATGTTAAGCGTAGCGGCTTTTGATCTGGCGAGTGATAAAACAAAATATCCGGAGCAATTAAAATATACGGACATTTGGCAGCCTAAACGATTGTTTTTTAACACCTCCTGGTGGTTTTACGGAAGCCGGGAAAATTTTGAAAAGGCAAATAAAGAAAAGATGCTTTCTTTTGATGTGGGAGTCTACTACCCGTTAAAAGGATTATCTAATAATGAAGTTGCAGCTATGGCCAGTAGCCAACATCTATGCCAAGGATTCGGAAGGTTGACCACCAGGGGATCTCAGAAAGAATATATAGCGTTTTTAAAAGGAGATTTCCCAAAAGACCGGAGCGATATTTTTTCCGGGATCAATACTACCTGGAACCGGATTGAAGGCGGAGGGGAAATCGGCGCCATTCTATATGATGTTGAACAAAGTTTTGATTTTACGACCCCATCCGGACACCTGCCACGACTATTAGAAGCGTATCAAAAAATTCAATCACTAAAAGACACTTACTGGAGGGATATTAAATTAAAACAAATTACAGAAATCATAGAAGCCTGTGCGGGATGGTATTTGGAGGCTTCCGCAATGAGTTCAACAGCCATTCCAAATTCTGAGATAACCCTAAAAATAGAAGCGTTAAACAGAAGTAATTACACAGCCGTTTTACAATCAATTCGCATCTCACCGGGTAAAAAAATGATTACAAAAAATATTGAACTTAAAAACAATATCAGGCAAAATTTCCGGGAAACCATTACTCTGGGAAATATTCCTTATTCAGACCCTTATTGGCTAAAAAAAGAAGGTTCTCTAGGGATGTATACCGTACAGAATCAGCAATTGATCGGAAAGCCGGAGACCCTTGGGAAAGTAGCGGTTACGTTTAATTTAACTATGCTGGATCAAGAGATAAGCATTACAAAAGATATAGTATATCGCTATTCGAGAAGAGATAAGGGAGAAATTTACGAACCTTTTCAAATACTGCCCAAAGTAACTACTAAATTAAAAGATAAGGTGTTGATTTTTTCCGATACTACTCCAAAAACAGTTTCCGTAGCAGTGAAATCGGGAGCAAATGCTGTTCACGGAAAGCTCACCCTGAAAGGCCCAAAGGGTTGGAAAATAACTCCTGAATTCATAGATATAAATATTGCACAGAAGGGAGATGGGCAATTATTTGATTTTACGGTATTGCCATCCGGTAACATATTGGAAGGAAAACTGGAATCCTTTGTGTTGGTTGATGGAAAGAAATATACGAAAGAACTGGTAGAAATCAATTATGACCATATCCCAAAACAATCTGTATTGCTAAATTCTGAAGCTAAGGTTGTTCGTTTGCATATTCGGAAAGCCGGTAATTATATTGGGTATATAAAAGGAGCGGGCGATGTAGTTCCTGAAAATTTAACGCAGATCGGATATACGGTTGTTACCATTGATCCGGATAGGATTGACAGCGAAAACCTACATAAATTTGATGCTATTGTATTGGGAATCAGAGCATACAACACGATTGCTGCTCTGAAGTTTAAACAAAAATTTTTGTTAGCTTATGTAAAAAAAGGAGGAAATATGATTGTCCAATATAATACTAGCAGAAGAGTTGACGTAGGAGCTCCTTATGAATTAAACCTTTCCAGAGATCGGGTAACAGACGAAAATGCAAAAGTGACGATTTTGGAAAAAAATCACTCGCTGCTGAATTTTCCAAATAAAATATCGGAGAATGATTTTAACGGTTGGGTACAGGAAAGAGGATTGTATTTCCCGAATCGATGGGGTAAAGCATATACATCGGTTTTATCTATGAGTGATAAAGGAGAATCTCCGAAACAAGGAAGCTTGTTAATAGCAAAGTATGGAAAAGGAAACTACATTTATACAGGGTTGAGCTTTTTTAGGCAATTGCCTGCAGGAATACCCGGAGCGTATAAGTTATTTGCAAATATGCTGTCCGCAGGTAAAGAACATATCAAAAAAGAAGAGCACATTAAAAACTGA
- a CDS encoding sodium:solute symporter: protein MTGTLHYIDWIVLSVTIVFIVVYGMYKTGINSGVKDYIKGGNNTKWWTVGLSVMATQASAITFLSTPGQAFHDGMGFVQFYFGLPVAMVIICLVFIPIYYKLNVYTAYEYLETRFDVKTRSLAAVLFLVQRGLAAGITIYAPAIILSYVLGWDLVTLNIFIGLSVIFYTVSGGTKAVNVTQKQQMLIIFSGMIIAFYLIMHYMPEEITFGKALDIAGSGDKMKVLDFSFDLHNRYTVWTGFLGGTFLMLSYFGTDQSQVQRYLSGKSLRESQLGLLFNGLLKVPMQFFILLTGVMVFVFYQFNASPLNFNPKANEAVINSAYYDAYKELENEHVEIEDQKRKLLLDGVRDNERALIKELNAKDKIVKEQAREIILKANPDVETNDKDYVFIHFILTTLPRGIIGLLLAVILAAAMSSTASELNALAATTTIDIYKRNIAQGKSETHYVYASKWLTLAWGFLAILIACVANLFDNLIQLVNIIGSVFYGNVLGIFLLAFFIKYVKGTSVFIAAIITQLIIFYIYYIDVLPYLWLNLIGCVIVMISAVFIELVTRKPYSP from the coding sequence ATGACCGGAACCTTACATTATATTGATTGGATTGTATTGTCTGTCACCATCGTATTTATTGTTGTTTACGGAATGTACAAAACCGGTATAAATAGTGGCGTAAAAGATTATATCAAAGGAGGAAATAATACCAAATGGTGGACGGTAGGTTTATCCGTAATGGCTACGCAGGCCAGCGCGATTACTTTTTTATCAACACCCGGGCAAGCATTTCATGACGGGATGGGCTTTGTACAATTTTATTTTGGCCTGCCTGTTGCTATGGTCATTATTTGCCTGGTATTTATCCCTATTTACTACAAACTCAACGTATATACGGCATATGAATATTTGGAAACCCGATTCGACGTAAAAACCAGATCGCTTGCAGCTGTTTTATTTTTGGTTCAAAGAGGACTGGCAGCAGGAATTACTATTTATGCACCGGCAATTATTCTATCCTATGTATTAGGATGGGATTTGGTAACCTTGAATATTTTCATCGGGTTATCCGTAATTTTTTATACGGTTTCCGGAGGTACAAAAGCCGTGAATGTAACCCAGAAGCAACAAATGCTGATCATTTTTTCAGGGATGATCATTGCTTTTTACCTAATCATGCATTATATGCCGGAAGAAATTACCTTCGGAAAGGCACTGGATATTGCAGGCTCCGGTGATAAGATGAAAGTACTTGACTTTTCATTTGATTTACATAACCGATATACGGTTTGGACAGGGTTTTTAGGCGGTACTTTTTTAATGCTGTCTTATTTTGGAACCGATCAAAGCCAGGTACAAAGATACCTTTCCGGGAAATCTCTGCGAGAGAGCCAGTTAGGCTTACTCTTTAACGGATTGTTAAAAGTACCCATGCAGTTTTTTATTTTACTGACAGGAGTGATGGTATTTGTATTTTATCAATTTAATGCATCTCCGCTAAATTTTAATCCAAAAGCAAATGAAGCCGTTATCAATTCGGCTTACTACGATGCTTATAAGGAGTTGGAAAACGAGCATGTTGAGATAGAGGATCAGAAGAGGAAGTTGCTTTTAGATGGGGTGCGGGATAATGAAAGAGCACTCATTAAAGAGCTAAATGCCAAAGATAAAATAGTAAAAGAACAAGCCAGGGAAATTATTTTAAAAGCAAACCCCGATGTGGAAACCAATGACAAAGATTATGTATTTATCCATTTTATTCTGACCACACTTCCTCGCGGTATTATCGGGTTATTGTTAGCTGTAATTTTGGCGGCGGCTATGTCGTCTACGGCGTCAGAGTTAAACGCCTTGGCAGCTACCACGACCATAGATATTTACAAACGAAATATTGCACAAGGCAAGAGTGAAACTCATTATGTATATGCTTCCAAATGGTTGACATTGGCCTGGGGTTTCCTTGCTATTCTCATCGCTTGTGTTGCAAATTTATTTGATAACCTCATTCAATTAGTCAATATCATCGGTTCGGTTTTTTACGGAAATGTATTGGGTATTTTCTTGTTGGCATTTTTTATCAAATATGTAAAAGGAACCTCCGTATTTATAGCAGCTATCATCACACAATTGATCATATTTTATATTTACTATATAGACGTACTGCCTTATTTATGGTTAAATTTAATCGGATGTGTGATCGTTATGATCTCAGCTGTTTTTATTGAATTGGTAACCAGAAAACCTTATAGTCCGTAA
- a CDS encoding DUF2752 domain-containing protein: protein MSRTIKLSIGILLLIIVSLYFFFDPDSIRFFPECPFYKMTNLYCPGCGSQRAIHDLTHLNIMGAIRHNILMVVTLFFGFGLFLYSKNRFYKLIYHPKSPYIIFGIIVLFWILRNLNIFPFHILAPITDYKVFWLPIQ from the coding sequence ATGAGTCGTACTATAAAATTAAGTATAGGGATACTGTTACTAATAATAGTATCTCTATATTTTTTTTTCGATCCTGACAGTATCCGTTTTTTCCCCGAATGTCCTTTTTATAAAATGACAAACTTATATTGTCCCGGTTGCGGATCACAAAGAGCAATTCACGATCTTACGCATCTAAATATAATGGGAGCCATAAGGCACAATATATTAATGGTTGTCACTTTGTTTTTTGGATTCGGCTTATTTCTATATTCGAAAAACAGGTTTTATAAATTAATATACCATCCTAAATCTCCTTATATTATTTTTGGAATCATAGTTCTTTTCTGGATATTAAGAAATCTAAACATCTTTCCATTTCACATACTGGCTCCAATTACGGACTATAAGGTTTTCTGGTTACCAATTCAATAA
- a CDS encoding T9SS type A sorting domain-containing protein has product MKKTLLITLLLISQFITAQLYISEVFLSPPGDDSPNEYIEIRGTPNATIAAGTYIVTIDGDVETSGNGPGDLESDIMNLSGLTIGSNGYLVLLTTGHPYTVDPNATIALDLNDGNIEDQSHTILLIQTNTPPSGSDDIDSDNDGTPDGSVYAGWTVLDGVAFADDDGTLPHDEYAYANVIFAESAIVPTLKHPAGATVISTTTQYDYAARIGNSTGSAVTNDASTSDWVGGDIPSGNVPNWVLSSTTDRATPNSFAGSQLNHIGSANPSMNTLSTEDVFARSNFNLYPNPVNDFVQISTDVQIDSVEVFNLIGKKVFSASGLINDRVNVSSLSTGIYILKITSGNSSIAKKIIKN; this is encoded by the coding sequence ATGAAAAAAACACTACTTATTACATTATTACTCATTAGCCAGTTTATAACTGCACAGTTATATATTAGCGAAGTATTTCTTAGCCCTCCGGGAGATGATTCCCCTAATGAATATATTGAGATCCGTGGCACTCCAAATGCTACCATAGCAGCAGGAACTTATATAGTAACCATAGATGGAGATGTAGAAACCTCCGGAAACGGCCCGGGAGATTTAGAATCAGATATTATGAATTTGTCGGGGCTAACAATCGGATCTAACGGATATTTGGTTTTACTAACTACAGGACACCCTTATACCGTGGACCCCAATGCAACAATTGCATTAGATTTAAATGACGGGAATATCGAAGATCAATCACACACTATTTTACTCATACAAACAAATACTCCACCCTCAGGGAGCGATGATATTGATAGTGATAATGACGGTACACCGGATGGTTCTGTATATGCAGGATGGACAGTCTTAGACGGAGTAGCTTTTGCCGATGATGATGGCACCTTACCTCATGATGAATATGCATATGCAAATGTTATTTTTGCCGAAAGCGCCATTGTTCCCACATTAAAACACCCGGCCGGAGCTACAGTAATATCTACAACGACACAATATGATTATGCTGCCAGAATTGGAAATTCAACAGGTTCTGCCGTAACCAATGATGCCAGTACTTCAGATTGGGTAGGAGGGGATATTCCTTCAGGAAACGTTCCTAACTGGGTACTAAGTTCAACTACGGACAGGGCAACACCAAATAGTTTTGCAGGGTCTCAACTAAATCATATAGGTTCGGCAAACCCCTCTATGAACACATTATCTACGGAAGATGTTTTTGCTCGTTCTAATTTTAATTTGTACCCGAATCCTGTAAATGACTTTGTTCAAATATCAACAGATGTGCAAATTGATTCTGTAGAGGTATTTAATTTGATTGGAAAAAAAGTATTTTCAGCTTCAGGACTAATAAATGATAGAGTAAATGTTTCTTCTCTTTCTACAGGAATCTATATACTTAAAATTACAAGTGGGAACTCTAGTATTGCCAAAAAAATTATAAAAAACTAA
- a CDS encoding polysaccharide lyase family 7 protein, whose protein sequence is MSFKIPKSIFIYYPIISAFLLFNYCVENKKQNSTSTENIATGSNANDIIPFFQHWNLILGDGSNVGQAINYENKNFFYTARDDKEDWVVFKTPNAGNTHGTSNNTRTELAQLKKWSPMTEAKMNATLKVMNVAKTGDARVAATYSVVVGQIHSADGHENEPLKIFYKKFPSHTKGSVFWNYEINTKGNDNSGRWDYSYPIWGYDFSVVGTDKNTYPPEPEDGIALGEEFSYEVEVKKGIMRLTFTSEGHETKTFTKNLVSSEYSKHSDIPKQVKELFVPIGQDGVERESAYADEGLFFKLGCYNQTNGKDPKVNKVWCSGAEIHGGDIPKQYADGNYAEVWFKSASIEISDDAISNAGYFKSNDGLSKKIVYPSEVIPFMGKFKMLMGDGTNMENLGDFEHKDFFYTVIDGTRRWVVYKTPNSGVTSPNSSNTRTELHEKREWTPEEGGKLTGTCKVMQVSISGDARVAASYSTVVGQIHSGEGHENEPLKIFYKKFPGHSKGSVFWNYEINTAGDDNSGRWDFSTAVWGHDMSVVGTSKDEEPAEPEDGIELGEEFNYEVNVYKGVMYLTFKSDKHETKTFTKNLTSSEYVKKSDMPKQVRKLFVPIGQDGTERVTAYSGELNYFKQGAYNQTNGKNPETNMVWCTGAKTYGGDIAKQYENGCYTEVWFREATVGPGTSPK, encoded by the coding sequence ATGAGTTTTAAAATACCTAAATCGATTTTTATCTATTATCCGATAATAAGTGCTTTTTTACTATTTAATTACTGTGTTGAAAACAAAAAACAAAACTCTACCAGCACTGAAAATATAGCTACAGGTAGTAATGCAAACGACATAATACCATTTTTCCAACATTGGAATTTAATCTTAGGTGATGGTTCTAATGTAGGTCAGGCAATTAATTATGAGAATAAAAATTTCTTTTACACCGCCAGAGATGACAAAGAAGATTGGGTAGTATTTAAAACACCTAATGCAGGGAATACCCACGGCACTTCCAACAACACAAGAACTGAACTAGCTCAATTAAAAAAGTGGTCGCCGATGACAGAAGCTAAAATGAATGCTACCCTTAAGGTAATGAATGTGGCCAAAACAGGAGATGCCCGTGTTGCGGCAACATACTCAGTGGTAGTTGGACAGATCCACAGTGCAGACGGGCATGAAAACGAACCACTAAAGATATTTTATAAAAAATTTCCTAGCCATACGAAAGGTTCTGTCTTTTGGAATTATGAAATCAATACCAAAGGTAATGATAATTCGGGGCGGTGGGATTATTCTTACCCAATTTGGGGTTATGACTTTTCTGTTGTTGGAACTGATAAAAACACCTACCCGCCAGAGCCAGAAGACGGGATTGCTTTAGGGGAAGAGTTTAGTTACGAAGTGGAAGTTAAGAAAGGAATTATGCGCCTTACATTTACAAGTGAAGGACATGAAACCAAAACATTTACTAAAAACCTTGTTTCTTCTGAATATTCAAAACATTCAGACATCCCAAAACAAGTCAAAGAATTATTTGTCCCAATAGGTCAAGATGGTGTAGAACGTGAAAGTGCCTATGCAGATGAAGGACTCTTTTTTAAGCTAGGCTGTTACAATCAAACAAACGGAAAAGACCCTAAAGTAAATAAAGTATGGTGTTCAGGTGCTGAGATTCATGGTGGTGATATCCCAAAACAATATGCAGATGGAAACTACGCTGAAGTTTGGTTTAAATCTGCTAGTATTGAAATCAGCGATGATGCAATTTCGAATGCCGGGTATTTTAAATCAAACGATGGCTTGAGTAAAAAAATAGTCTATCCAAGTGAGGTGATTCCTTTTATGGGTAAATTTAAAATGTTGATGGGAGATGGAACCAATATGGAAAACCTGGGTGACTTTGAGCATAAAGATTTTTTCTACACTGTTATTGACGGTACCAGGCGTTGGGTAGTCTATAAAACACCTAATTCAGGCGTAACTTCACCAAACTCTAGTAATACCAGAACAGAATTACACGAAAAAAGAGAATGGACACCTGAAGAAGGAGGTAAATTAACAGGTACCTGCAAAGTCATGCAGGTTTCCATTTCCGGTGATGCCAGAGTTGCGGCCTCGTACTCAACGGTAGTTGGGCAAATCCATAGTGGTGAAGGACATGAAAATGAACCCCTAAAAATATTTTACAAGAAATTTCCGGGGCATAGCAAAGGATCCGTATTCTGGAATTATGAAATTAATACAGCAGGTGATGATAATTCCGGAAGATGGGATTTTTCAACCGCCGTATGGGGGCACGATATGTCTGTTGTTGGAACAAGCAAAGATGAGGAGCCCGCTGAGCCTGAAGATGGAATAGAATTAGGTGAAGAATTCAATTATGAAGTAAATGTATATAAGGGAGTTATGTATCTCACCTTCAAAAGTGATAAGCACGAAACAAAAACATTTACTAAAAACCTCACCTCATCCGAATATGTAAAAAAATCAGATATGCCAAAACAGGTAAGGAAACTATTCGTACCTATAGGACAAGATGGAACTGAACGTGTCACTGCCTACAGTGGAGAGTTAAATTATTTTAAACAAGGTGCTTATAACCAAACCAATGGGAAAAACCCCGAAACAAATATGGTATGGTGTACAGGTGCAAAAACCTATGGAGGTGACATTGCTAAACAATATGAAAATGGGTGTTACACAGAAGTGTGGTTTAGAGAAGCAACAGTGGGTCCGGGCACCTCACCAAAATAA
- a CDS encoding cupin domain-containing protein — MKTFGTSKEFIMGDDIEWEVVGEGVKRKIMGYDDKIMLVKVHFDEGGVGPMHEHYHSQVTYVESGEFELTIGEETRLMKGGDSFYIPPHVLHGAICKKSGVLIDVFSPIREDFME; from the coding sequence ATGAAAACATTTGGAACAAGTAAAGAATTCATCATGGGAGATGATATTGAATGGGAAGTAGTCGGAGAAGGTGTAAAACGTAAAATTATGGGATATGATGATAAAATAATGCTTGTAAAAGTGCATTTTGATGAAGGAGGTGTAGGCCCAATGCACGAGCATTACCATTCACAAGTAACCTATGTTGAAAGCGGAGAGTTTGAGCTCACAATCGGAGAAGAAACCAGATTGATGAAAGGAGGAGATTCGTTTTACATTCCCCCTCATGTTCTTCATGGAGCAATCTGTAAGAAATCAGGAGTTCTTATTGATGTATTTAGCCCGATAAGAGAAGATTTCATGGAATAA